One Tubulanus polymorphus chromosome 5, tnTubPoly1.2, whole genome shotgun sequence DNA segment encodes these proteins:
- the LOC141905784 gene encoding monocarboxylate transporter 14-like — MNTRETFREPGLLETIVITCVLFIISTINGTHYILGIYVAEWQRYFAAGYGVTAFIGTCYTGFTCCFAPLATVLIKRYGTRLCLLIAGIFNGLTISLSAFAPNIYVIIILWSIAGIANSFHLGPIAAYVVIRFRKYRAIVNGIAITGCSAGTFLLALFANDTIELYSWRGSVWILGGVCFHHCSLCLLLKDWNTNDKSDDLCYVESNSTDSYPANDRLLRDYVNGLPTEIRTGEITDQKSKCERHLNVEKPTDVKMSKIIKSITSLNKNDLKANLVEILHLRLFRKRAFLTMSLHMLFYYMSASVVYLHVVSGFENLLKITIEQARFMVSVIGISGVFGRVVGSFLTHFKRIDTLSLYLAIDVMLAVASFLVPVFEGFTAGIILSVFLGFSVSGIIATMPLVLIELLEDSDLVNMSIGYCYFFIGIGSFIGAPLAGWIYDITGNYAYSFYVGGALASLSSLAIVPYWIRHVRKLQH; from the exons ATGAATACGCGTGAGACTTTTCGGGAGCCTGGTTTGCTAGAAACTATCGTTATAACTTGCGTCCTGTTCATTATTTCAACGATCAACGGAACTCACTATATTTTAGGAATATACGTGGCAGAATGGCAGCGATATTTCGCAGCCGGATACGGAGTAACCGCATTTATAGGCACATGTTACACCGGATTTACTTGTTGTTTTG CTCCACTCGCTACTGTATTGATAAAGAGATATGGTACACGACTCTGTCTTCTAATTGCGGGAATTTTCAATGGTCTGACCATAAGTTTATCAGCGTTCGCTCCAAATATTTACGTGATAATTATTCTTTGGTCGATAGCTG GTATCGCAAACTCCTTCCATCTCGGACCTATAGCTGCGTATGTCGTGATTAGATTTAGGAAATACAGAGCTATAGTGAATGGTATCGCTATAACTGGTTGTTCCGCGGGCACTTTCTTGCTAGCACTGTTCGCGAACGATACGATAGAGTTGTATTCCTGGAGAGGATCAgtttggattttaggcggcGTGTGTTTCCATCACTGCTCATTGTGTCTCCTGCTGAAGGACTGGAACACTAACGACAAATCGGACGATCTCTGTTACGTTGAGAGTAACTCCACAGATTCATATCCCGCAAACGACCGTCTATTGCGCGATTATGTGAACGGGTTACCGACAGAAATACGAACAGGCGAAATAACCGATCAGAAGAGTAAATGCGAACGGCATTTGAACGTAGAAAAACCTACCGACGTGAAGATGtcaaaaattattaaaagtaTTACTAGTCTTAACAAGAACGATCTGAAGGCGAATCTGGTGGAAATATTGCATTTGAGATTGTTTAGAAAGCGAGCCTTCCTGACGATGAGTTTGCATATGTTATTCTATTACATGTCGGCATCGGTGGTTTATCTACACGTAGTTTCCGGATTCGAGAATTTGCTAAAAATAACCATCGAACAAGCGCGGTTTATGGTATCAGTCATCGGTATAAGCGGGGTGTTCGGCCGTGTGGTCGGCTCGTTTTTGACGCATTTCAAACGGATAGATACGTTATCTTTGTATTTAGCAATCGATGTCATGTTAGCGGTGGCTTCGTTTCTAGTGCCGGTATTCGAAGGATTCACGGCAGGAATCATACTCAGCGTGTTCCTGGGATTTAGCGTCTCCGGTATTATAGCGACGATGCCGCTTGTATTGATTGAACTACTTGAAGACAGTGACCTTGTCAACATGTCAATAGGATACTGCTATTTTTTCATAGGAATAGGATCGTTCATTGGCGCACCATTAGCAG gatggatttatgacataacAGGAAATTACGCTTATTCGTTTTACGTTGGAGGTGCACTAGCTTCTTTGTCATCTTTAGCTATAGTTCCCTACTGGATACGACACGTTCGTAAACTACAACATTAA
- the LOC141905560 gene encoding uncharacterized protein LOC141905560, translating into MGFVFNALTVVVFVRYHRWGKPGVIYLCYLAFVDAFYVFWGFVLWLNYGLSAISFGKYSLDFEGLSLHTCRLGYYCRRWALAMSEIITIAMTFERFLAIRFPMFAKQWLNSQRKRVYLLVFSTVSTTAVEVRQVFLYELAPEYNTANEATVCTETRQLDPDLTYHLTFTLFILFYHVLPAMLLLVINVLISVSLLSNSRWFKNDVQSTVKRQETSISVTLIMVSTIFIVFNLPLIGGWIYGYYVVRNPHLVSRNDMNNLLALYWLVSFVSLINYIVNFPVYIIRLPYFKSQLKSMFYC; encoded by the coding sequence ATGGGATTCGTGTTCAACGCATTAACGGTAGTCGTTTTCGTAAGATACCATCGATGGGGAAAACCAGGGGTTATCTACTTGTGTTACTTGGCTTTCGTCGACGCTTTCTACGTGTTCTGGGGGTTTGTTTTATGGCTCAACTACGGCCTGTCGGCAATATCCTTCGGCAAGTACTCTCTCGACTTCGAAGGGTTGAGCCTGCATACATGCAGATTGGGGTATTACTGCAGGCGCTGGGCGCTGGCTATGTCGGAGATAATCACTATAGCTATGACGTTCGAGCGATTCCTAGCTATAAGATTCCCGATGTTCGCCAAACAGTGGCTTAATTCTCAACGAAAACGGGTTTATCTATTGGTGTTTTCCACAGTTTCGACCACGGCAGTTGAAGTGAGGCAGGTGTTTCTATACGAATTGGCGCCCGAGTACAACACGGCCAATGAGGCTACCGTGTGCACCGAAACAAGGCAATTAGATCCCGATTTGACGTACCATCTTACATTCACGCTGTTCATATTATTCTACCACGTTTTACCGGCGATGCTCCTGCTCGTCATTAACGTCTTGATCAGCGTGTCGTTGTTATCGAATTCGCGTTGGTTCAAAAATGACGTCCAATCGACGGTTAAACGCCAGGAAACCTCGATCAGCGTCACGCTTATCATGGTTTCGACGATATTCatcgttttcaatttgccACTGATCGGTGGTTGGATATACGGCTACTACGTAGTTAGGAACCCTCATTTAGTCAGTAGAAACGACATGAACAATCTGCTGGCGCTATATTGGTTAGTCTCGTTCGTCAGTCTTATCAACTATATCGTCAATTTTCCAGTTTATATAATAAGGCTGCCGTACTTTAAAAGCCAActgaaatcaatgttttattgttaa